One window of Thermocoleostomius sinensis A174 genomic DNA carries:
- a CDS encoding four helix bundle protein, which translates to MGRETRPDFENLEVYRLAENLANQIWQLVKHWDLFSKETIGKQIVRSADSICANIAEGRGRYYFKDHQRYIRIARGSLYETVSWLRLAYARHLLTQEQSSQLKPVLDQLLPKLNAYLKSLER; encoded by the coding sequence ATGGGTAGAGAGACACGACCAGATTTTGAGAATTTGGAGGTTTATCGGTTAGCGGAGAATCTTGCAAATCAGATTTGGCAACTAGTCAAGCATTGGGATCTCTTTTCAAAGGAAACGATCGGAAAACAAATTGTGCGATCGGCGGATAGTATTTGTGCCAACATTGCAGAGGGACGGGGACGTTACTATTTTAAAGACCATCAGCGTTACATCAGAATTGCAAGAGGTTCTCTGTACGAGACAGTGAGTTGGTTGAGGTTGGCCTATGCGCGACACTTACTAACTCAAGAGCAATCCAGTCAACTCAAACCTGTACTTGATCAACTACTGCCTAAGTTGAATGCGTATCTGAAATCGTTGGAGCGGTGA
- the gltD gene encoding glutamate synthase small subunit — protein sequence MGKPTGFIEFLRELPSEVAPIDRIRNWDEFHLPMPEERLRTQGARCMDCGIPFCHTGTLISGMASGCPINNLIPEWNDLVYRGLWQEALDRLHKTNNFPEFTGRVCPAPCEGSCVLGINNPPVTIKNIEYSIAEKGWDEGWITAHPPTKRTGKKVAIVGSGPAGLCAAAQLNMAGHSVTVFERADRPGGLLMYGIPNMKLDKEQVVMRRLKILEEEGIKFLCNTEVGKDFPAENLMREFDAVVLCTGATRPRDLPIEGRNLKGIHFAMDFLTANTKAILDQQQGPDFISATGKDVVIIGGGDTGTDCVGTSIRHGCNSLMQLEIMPQPPLERAANNPWPEWPKVYKLDYGQEEAAAKFGGDPRVYLTTATKFEGDENGQVQAVHTVQIEWQKNEKGQFTPQPIPGTEKVIPAQLVLLAMGFLGPEQPLLDALGLERDARSNVKADYGQYTTSIPGVFAAGDCRRGQSLVVWAFNEGREAARECDRYLMGSTDLP from the coding sequence ATGGGAAAACCAACTGGCTTCATCGAATTTCTCCGCGAACTCCCCTCTGAAGTCGCCCCGATCGATCGCATTCGCAACTGGGATGAGTTTCACTTGCCGATGCCGGAAGAACGATTGCGAACTCAAGGCGCACGCTGTATGGATTGTGGCATTCCGTTTTGTCATACGGGAACGCTGATTAGCGGCATGGCCAGCGGGTGTCCGATCAATAACCTGATTCCAGAATGGAATGATCTGGTTTATCGTGGGCTGTGGCAGGAAGCGCTCGATCGCCTGCACAAAACCAATAACTTTCCAGAGTTCACCGGGCGCGTCTGTCCGGCTCCTTGCGAAGGCTCTTGTGTCTTGGGCATCAACAACCCGCCTGTGACAATTAAGAATATTGAGTATTCGATCGCGGAGAAAGGCTGGGACGAAGGCTGGATTACAGCCCATCCGCCTACAAAGCGCACGGGCAAAAAAGTGGCAATTGTCGGATCGGGCCCGGCTGGATTGTGTGCTGCCGCGCAACTGAATATGGCTGGGCATTCGGTAACGGTGTTTGAACGGGCCGATCGACCGGGCGGGCTGCTGATGTATGGTATTCCCAACATGAAGCTGGACAAAGAACAGGTGGTGATGCGCCGCCTGAAAATCCTGGAGGAAGAAGGCATCAAGTTTCTGTGCAATACGGAAGTGGGAAAAGACTTTCCCGCCGAGAACCTGATGCGCGAATTCGATGCAGTGGTGCTGTGTACTGGAGCAACTCGACCCCGTGATTTGCCGATCGAAGGTCGCAATCTAAAGGGCATTCACTTTGCAATGGATTTTCTTACCGCCAATACCAAGGCGATTTTAGATCAACAGCAAGGCCCTGATTTCATCTCAGCCACAGGCAAAGATGTGGTGATCATCGGTGGAGGCGACACCGGAACTGACTGCGTAGGAACCTCGATTCGCCATGGCTGCAACAGTCTGATGCAGTTGGAGATTATGCCGCAGCCTCCCCTGGAACGTGCTGCCAACAATCCTTGGCCAGAATGGCCCAAGGTGTACAAGCTGGACTATGGGCAAGAGGAAGCGGCAGCCAAGTTCGGTGGCGATCCCCGTGTATATCTCACGACAGCGACGAAGTTTGAAGGCGATGAGAACGGACAGGTACAGGCTGTACATACAGTGCAGATTGAGTGGCAGAAGAATGAGAAGGGCCAATTTACCCCTCAACCCATTCCCGGTACAGAGAAGGTGATTCCGGCGCAACTGGTGCTGCTGGCGATGGGATTCCTGGGGCCAGAACAGCCGTTGCTGGATGCGCTGGGATTGGAGCGCGATGCCCGTAGTAACGTCAAAGCCGATTATGGCCAGTACACCACCAGTATTCCCGGTGTGTTCGCGGCTGGGGACTGTCGGCGGGGACAAAGCCTTGTAGTCTGGGCTTTCAACGAAGGACGAGAGGCCGCCCGCGAGTGCGATCGCTACCTGATGGGCAGCACGGATTTACCCTAA
- a CDS encoding DUF1517 domain-containing protein produces MLGNGKLRILGLIAVLFIAVSSMRFYQLLHPRPSASSEVYSAQPESLLSDRNLTESSITGGRARGGTLDRPAPTSPAPRSPGYSGGYGVPSRPYSRPYYGDPFPGPVIVPAPYPTYIPSPGYSVPIGDTGGGDIEFLLVLLVLGLIVLPIVINFLRSASTASSSDQSDRVTVTQLQIGLLAQARDLQQDLTRLTANADLSTQTGLTELLRETVLALLRSPQYWTHALSNSQTLPREAASRLFEQQSIEARSKYSVETLVNVQGTVRRQAFSSADDADPAAYIVVTLLVGTTDDRPLLGQIHSTHELRAALQRLGSIAPENLLVYELIWTPQAAGDSLSHDELIAYYPNLVQL; encoded by the coding sequence ATGCTAGGTAACGGGAAACTGCGGATTTTGGGGCTAATTGCCGTTCTTTTCATTGCCGTTAGCAGTATGCGGTTTTATCAGTTGTTGCACCCAAGGCCATCAGCGTCCAGTGAGGTGTACTCGGCTCAGCCAGAATCCTTGTTGAGCGATCGCAATCTGACAGAATCCAGCATTACAGGTGGACGTGCACGCGGTGGAACCTTGGATCGCCCAGCCCCCACCTCTCCGGCTCCTCGATCGCCCGGCTATTCCGGCGGTTATGGTGTGCCCAGCCGTCCCTACTCCAGGCCGTACTACGGCGATCCTTTTCCAGGGCCAGTGATTGTTCCGGCTCCCTACCCGACCTATATTCCCAGTCCCGGCTACTCGGTTCCGATTGGTGATACCGGAGGAGGTGACATTGAATTTTTGCTGGTGCTGCTGGTACTTGGGTTGATTGTGTTACCGATCGTCATCAATTTTCTGCGATCGGCCTCAACGGCTTCCAGTAGCGACCAGTCCGATCGCGTCACAGTGACCCAATTGCAGATTGGTCTTTTGGCGCAAGCGCGAGACCTGCAACAAGACTTGACCCGACTCACGGCCAATGCTGACCTCAGCACCCAAACCGGACTGACTGAACTACTGCGGGAAACGGTGTTAGCTCTGCTGCGATCGCCCCAGTATTGGACTCATGCCCTGTCCAATTCCCAAACCTTACCGCGAGAGGCTGCCAGCCGTTTATTTGAGCAACAATCGATCGAAGCACGCAGCAAATATAGCGTTGAAACGCTGGTGAATGTGCAGGGAACGGTGCGACGGCAAGCTTTTTCAAGTGCTGACGATGCCGATCCAGCCGCTTATATTGTGGTGACGCTACTGGTGGGCACAACTGACGATCGCCCCCTGTTGGGGCAGATTCATTCCACCCACGAACTACGCGCCGCCCTTCAGCGCTTGGGAAGCATTGCCCCAGAAAACTTGCTCGTCTACGAACTAATTTGGACACCACAAGCCGCTGGCGACAGCCTTAGCCACGATGAGTTGATTGCCTATTATCCAAACTTAGTGCAGCTTTAA
- a CDS encoding DUF4432 family protein: protein MAREAIEPTQILVLENAAMRLTIRPDLGGRLDQLEDLQIGHSWLWHPSNYTPDATRSLPIGASFDEEWTGGWDEVFPNDAAGAFQGRNLVDHGELWSQRWQILQCLPFSITLGYQCQTVPVRVEKTIQLDPSCPEAKLIYGFENQSEEEIPFLFKHHAAIAIEAGDEILLPDCWVEPAFPEFSKLIGQPGKTRFPQAIGTNGEAIDLRRIPPPSSQLQEFYYSFDLASGFCGIRNQRTQSSLMMTFDPAEFPFVWMFQSYGGWRNHYVVVVEPCTTMPFDLEEAVRRQTIAILPPQEKQRRRLTLQLQH from the coding sequence ATGGCACGGGAAGCGATCGAGCCAACTCAAATTTTAGTCCTGGAAAATGCTGCAATGCGGCTGACAATTCGCCCAGATTTGGGGGGACGCCTTGACCAACTCGAAGACTTGCAAATTGGGCATTCCTGGCTCTGGCATCCCTCCAACTATACCCCCGATGCGACGCGATCGCTGCCCATTGGAGCTTCGTTTGATGAGGAATGGACGGGGGGATGGGACGAAGTGTTTCCTAATGATGCGGCGGGCGCGTTCCAGGGACGGAACTTGGTCGATCACGGCGAGTTGTGGTCGCAACGGTGGCAGATTTTGCAATGCTTGCCGTTCAGCATCACGCTGGGCTACCAATGTCAGACAGTGCCCGTGCGGGTGGAGAAGACGATTCAGCTTGATCCCAGTTGCCCAGAAGCAAAGCTCATCTATGGGTTTGAGAATCAGTCGGAAGAGGAAATCCCGTTTCTGTTTAAGCACCATGCGGCGATCGCCATTGAAGCAGGAGACGAAATTCTCTTGCCCGATTGTTGGGTCGAGCCAGCGTTCCCAGAATTCAGCAAGCTGATTGGTCAACCGGGAAAAACTCGCTTTCCCCAGGCGATTGGGACAAATGGAGAGGCGATCGATCTTCGCAGAATTCCACCTCCCTCGTCGCAGCTTCAGGAGTTTTACTATAGTTTCGATCTGGCCAGCGGCTTTTGCGGCATTCGCAACCAACGCACCCAATCTTCGCTGATGATGACGTTCGATCCGGCTGAGTTTCCCTTTGTCTGGATGTTTCAAAGCTATGGCGGCTGGCGCAATCACTATGTCGTCGTCGTAGAACCCTGCACTACGATGCCGTTTGATTTGGAAGAGGCAGTCCGTCGCCAAACGATCGCCATTTTACCCCCCCAAGAGAAACAACGCCGCAGACTGACGCTGCAATTACAGCATTAA
- the zds gene encoding 9,9'-di-cis-zeta-carotene desaturase, whose protein sequence is MRVAIVGAGLAGLAAAVELADAGHEVEIFEARSFVGGKVGSWVDADGNHIEMGLHVFFNNYYNLFALMQRVGAFENLLPKEHVHTFINRGGDIGKLDFRFLLGAPFHGLKAFFTTEQLTLVDKLQNALALGTSPIVPGLVNYDLSMKWIRSLDRISFAEWFRRHGGSQNSLKRMWNPIALALGFIDTEEISARCMLTIFLMFATKTEASRLNLLAGSPDEYLHKPILKYIQERGAKIHTRRQTRRILFEENGQTKVTGLVIANGDAEETITADVYLAACDVPGIQRLLPTEWRKWQQFDNIYKLEAVPVVTVQLRFDGWVTEMNDADRRKQVHHAAGIDNLLYSADADFSCFADLALSSPRDYYREGQGSLMQVVLTPGDPFIRMSNEEIAQHALKQIHDLFPSSRELNMTWFNVVKLAQSLYRENPGMEPYRPPQKTPIANFFLAGSYTAQDYIDSMEGATISGKQAAAAILEPTGYQVQGTGLFRY, encoded by the coding sequence ATGCGAGTTGCGATCGTTGGTGCGGGTTTAGCGGGTTTGGCGGCGGCGGTTGAATTAGCGGATGCCGGACATGAGGTGGAAATCTTTGAAGCCCGATCGTTTGTCGGTGGCAAAGTAGGCAGTTGGGTCGATGCAGACGGCAACCATATTGAAATGGGGCTGCACGTTTTCTTCAATAACTACTACAATCTGTTTGCTTTGATGCAGCGCGTGGGTGCATTCGAGAACTTGTTGCCCAAAGAGCATGTGCATACCTTCATCAATCGCGGCGGCGACATTGGTAAGCTGGATTTTCGCTTTTTGTTAGGTGCCCCCTTTCACGGGCTGAAGGCGTTTTTTACCACCGAGCAACTGACGCTGGTGGACAAGCTGCAAAATGCCCTGGCGCTGGGCACAAGTCCGATCGTCCCCGGTTTAGTGAATTACGATTTGTCGATGAAGTGGATTCGATCGCTCGATCGAATCAGCTTTGCCGAGTGGTTTCGCCGTCACGGTGGCTCTCAAAATAGCCTTAAGCGCATGTGGAACCCAATTGCCCTGGCGCTTGGCTTCATTGATACTGAAGAGATTTCGGCTCGGTGTATGCTGACAATCTTTTTGATGTTTGCCACCAAAACCGAAGCCTCGCGGCTGAACCTATTAGCGGGATCGCCGGATGAATATTTGCACAAACCGATTCTGAAATACATTCAGGAACGTGGAGCGAAGATCCATACCCGTCGCCAAACTCGCCGAATTTTGTTTGAGGAGAATGGGCAAACCAAAGTAACGGGATTGGTCATTGCCAACGGGGACGCAGAAGAAACGATCACAGCCGATGTGTATCTAGCGGCGTGCGATGTGCCGGGCATTCAACGGTTGTTGCCAACCGAATGGCGCAAATGGCAGCAGTTTGACAATATCTACAAGTTAGAGGCCGTTCCCGTGGTGACGGTGCAACTGCGCTTCGACGGTTGGGTGACGGAAATGAACGATGCCGATCGACGGAAACAGGTGCATCACGCGGCTGGTATTGATAATTTGCTCTACAGCGCTGATGCTGACTTCTCTTGCTTTGCCGATCTGGCCCTTAGTAGCCCCAGAGATTATTACCGCGAGGGACAGGGATCGCTAATGCAGGTAGTGTTGACGCCCGGTGACCCGTTTATCCGCATGAGTAACGAGGAGATCGCCCAACATGCCCTCAAGCAGATTCACGATCTCTTCCCCTCGTCACGGGAACTGAACATGACCTGGTTTAACGTCGTCAAACTGGCGCAATCGCTGTATCGCGAAAACCCCGGCATGGAGCCATACCGTCCACCGCAAAAAACCCCGATCGCCAATTTTTTCTTAGCTGGCAGCTATACGGCCCAAGACTACATTGACAGCATGGAAGGAGCCACAATCTCTGGTAAACAAGCCGCTGCCGCCATCCTAGAACCCACCGGATATCAAGTGCAGGGAACTGGATTGTTTAGATACTAG
- a CDS encoding ABC transporter ATP-binding protein produces MTPAVLIEKLQKRYGTVEAVKDVSLQVEPGEIFGLLGPNGAGKTTTLRCLCTLTKPDAGTIAVSGISVLDNPKLARQKLGYVAQEVALDKVLTGRELLQLQAAIYHIPRSISNDRIRNAIELLGLQDWADKRTGTYSGGLKKRLDLAAGLLHQPDVLVLDEPTVGLDIESRVVVWDFLRQLRANGTTVLITSHYLEEVDALADRVAIIDKGVVIASGTPSELKDRVGGDRVTLRIREFTPPDEAESAKSMLQTMPFVQEVIINAAQGNSLNLVVTPQSDALITIQQALKEAGLPTFGISQSRPSLDDVYLAATGQTLMDAELAAAGTRDPKAERKQSMRQK; encoded by the coding sequence ATGACTCCTGCCGTTCTCATTGAAAAACTCCAGAAACGCTATGGCACTGTTGAAGCCGTAAAAGACGTTTCGCTGCAAGTGGAACCCGGAGAAATTTTTGGCTTACTAGGTCCCAACGGAGCCGGAAAAACCACAACCTTGCGCTGCCTGTGCACGTTGACAAAACCTGATGCAGGCACGATCGCCGTTTCTGGCATTTCGGTATTAGACAATCCCAAACTAGCGCGGCAAAAGTTAGGCTATGTGGCCCAAGAAGTAGCACTCGACAAAGTCTTGACCGGGCGCGAACTGCTGCAACTGCAAGCCGCTATTTACCATATTCCTCGATCAATCTCTAACGATCGCATCCGCAATGCCATTGAGCTATTGGGGTTACAAGACTGGGCTGACAAACGCACAGGCACCTATTCTGGTGGTTTGAAGAAGCGGCTAGATCTGGCCGCCGGACTATTGCACCAACCAGATGTGCTGGTGTTAGACGAACCCACCGTCGGACTGGACATTGAAAGCCGAGTGGTGGTCTGGGATTTTCTGCGCCAATTGCGCGCCAACGGCACGACGGTCTTAATCACCAGCCATTATCTTGAAGAAGTCGATGCCCTGGCCGATCGCGTTGCCATTATTGATAAAGGAGTTGTTATTGCCTCTGGCACACCCTCAGAATTGAAAGATCGAGTGGGCGGCGATCGGGTAACGCTGCGCATTCGCGAATTTACTCCTCCTGATGAAGCCGAATCAGCCAAATCCATGTTGCAGACAATGCCGTTTGTGCAAGAAGTCATCATCAATGCAGCTCAGGGCAATTCGCTAAACCTAGTGGTAACACCGCAAAGCGACGCTCTAATTACCATTCAGCAGGCCCTCAAAGAAGCCGGACTGCCCACATTTGGTATTTCTCAATCCCGTCCTAGTTTAGATGATGTGTACTTGGCTGCCACCGGACAAACCTTAATGGATGCAGAACTGGCGGCAGCGGGTACACGCGATCCGAAAGCAGAGCGTAAACAAAGTATGCGACAGAAGTAG
- a CDS encoding heme o synthase, which yields MQETLSPTTRHHQNFWQVIQSYLQLTKPRIILLLLITTAGSMWIAAEGQVDPVLLLITLLGGALAAASANTINCLYDRDIDYDMERTRHRPLPSGRIHPRDALIFAVTLAIVSFTLLTVFANLLSACLAMSGIVAYVLVYTHWLKRHSTQNIVIGGAAGAIPPLVGWAAVTGELSWAAWVFFAIVFLWTPPHFWALAMMIRQDYAKVGVPMLPVVSGQVTTAKQIWIYTLLMLPATLLLVYPLHVMGLFYTLSSLLLGGIFLSKAWALLENPLDQVAARSLFKYSILYMMLLSAGMAVDSLPITHQLMSSLSNGLNHAISYLAIS from the coding sequence ATGCAAGAAACGCTGTCTCCTACAACCCGTCACCATCAGAATTTTTGGCAGGTGATCCAGAGCTACTTGCAACTCACCAAGCCTCGTATTATTTTGCTGCTGTTGATTACAACCGCTGGCAGCATGTGGATTGCGGCTGAAGGACAAGTAGATCCGGTACTCCTGCTAATTACTTTGTTAGGTGGAGCGTTGGCAGCCGCTTCTGCAAACACCATCAACTGCCTTTACGATCGAGACATTGATTACGACATGGAGCGGACTCGCCATCGACCGTTGCCGTCAGGACGCATTCACCCCCGCGATGCCCTGATTTTTGCAGTTACATTGGCGATCGTCTCGTTTACCCTGTTGACTGTGTTTGCCAACCTGCTCAGTGCGTGTTTGGCTATGTCTGGCATTGTGGCCTATGTTCTGGTGTACACTCATTGGCTGAAGCGGCATAGTACTCAAAATATTGTCATTGGGGGTGCGGCTGGGGCCATTCCACCGTTGGTTGGTTGGGCGGCTGTCACCGGCGAGTTAAGCTGGGCGGCTTGGGTGTTTTTCGCCATTGTTTTTCTATGGACCCCTCCCCACTTCTGGGCATTAGCGATGATGATTCGCCAAGACTATGCTAAGGTGGGCGTCCCCATGCTGCCTGTTGTGTCTGGACAAGTAACCACTGCTAAACAAATTTGGATCTACACGCTGCTGATGCTGCCTGCTACGTTGCTGTTAGTTTATCCGTTGCACGTGATGGGATTGTTCTACACCCTGTCGTCGTTGCTGTTGGGTGGCATCTTCCTTTCTAAAGCTTGGGCCCTGCTAGAAAATCCCTTAGATCAAGTGGCAGCACGATCGCTGTTTAAGTATTCCATCCTCTATATGATGTTGCTGTCGGCCGGAATGGCTGTCGATAGCTTGCCCATTACCCATCAACTCATGAGTAGCCTCAGCAATGGTTTGAATCACGCTATCAGCTATCTGGCGATCAGCTAA
- a CDS encoding COX15/CtaA family protein: MADSSMHPTVFNSNSSSGSTAIAASTASSAQTLVRRLVWKIALATFILMAIGSATRVMNAGLACPDWPLCYGTLFPSQQMNLQVFLEWFHRLDAALIGLMTIALVILCWWRRRELPAWTPWVALLALGLIVFQGVLGGLTVTELLRFDIVTAHLGTALLFFSTLLVMGVLLLPYKATGTAAKLPWIGAVAIGLIYLQSLSGALVGSRWALHQCLFGSQLCSVMNVHLFGVVPASLATLLVVVWAWRTPALSMALRQLAKTAGLLLLLQVILGVSTFRLHLQVELLTVAHQAVGAALLGTLLCFTVLAWRDRRLAPIVTGVV, translated from the coding sequence ATGGCTGATTCCAGCATGCATCCAACTGTCTTTAATTCCAATTCCTCGTCTGGTTCCACTGCAATCGCTGCTTCAACTGCTTCTTCGGCTCAAACACTTGTTCGGCGGTTAGTTTGGAAAATTGCTCTTGCCACCTTTATTTTGATGGCGATCGGTAGTGCCACACGGGTCATGAATGCCGGATTAGCCTGTCCGGACTGGCCGCTCTGTTATGGCACACTGTTTCCCAGTCAGCAAATGAACTTACAAGTGTTTCTAGAGTGGTTTCATCGCCTAGATGCTGCCCTAATTGGGTTGATGACAATCGCATTGGTTATTCTATGTTGGTGGCGGCGGCGAGAGCTTCCAGCTTGGACCCCTTGGGTAGCGTTACTGGCGCTAGGGCTGATTGTTTTCCAAGGGGTGCTGGGTGGCTTAACCGTCACTGAACTGCTGCGGTTTGACATCGTGACAGCCCATCTGGGAACTGCTCTGCTGTTTTTCTCAACCTTGCTGGTCATGGGCGTACTGTTGTTGCCCTACAAAGCTACAGGGACCGCCGCAAAATTGCCATGGATTGGCGCTGTGGCCATAGGGCTGATTTATCTACAAAGTCTTTCGGGTGCTTTAGTTGGGTCACGATGGGCGCTGCATCAGTGTTTGTTTGGCTCTCAGCTTTGTAGTGTTATGAATGTGCACCTATTTGGCGTTGTTCCAGCCAGCCTGGCCACGTTACTCGTAGTCGTTTGGGCGTGGCGCACTCCAGCGTTGAGTATGGCATTGCGGCAACTGGCTAAAACGGCTGGCTTGCTGCTGCTGCTGCAAGTAATTTTGGGCGTTTCCACATTCCGCCTTCATTTGCAAGTGGAATTGCTGACCGTAGCTCACCAAGCAGTTGGAGCCGCCCTACTAGGCACGTTGCTTTGCTTCACTGTTTTAGCCTGGCGCGATCGTCGTTTAGCTCCGATTGTGACTGGTGTTGTCTAG
- the apcB gene encoding allophycocyanin subunit beta: protein MRDAVTSLIRNYDSTGRYLDRDALDTLKSYFASGTARVQAAAIINANAATIVKQAGSQLFEEIPELIRPGGNAYTTRRYAACLRDMDYYLRYASYALVAGSMDVLDERVLQGLRETYNSLGVPIGPTVVGIQIMKGIVKDQIEAAGIIDSSFIDQPFDYMTRDLSEQDV, encoded by the coding sequence ATGCGGGATGCGGTGACCAGTTTAATTAGAAACTACGACAGCACAGGCCGATATCTCGATCGAGATGCCCTGGATACCCTCAAATCCTATTTCGCTTCTGGGACAGCACGGGTACAGGCAGCCGCTATCATTAATGCCAATGCAGCGACGATCGTGAAGCAGGCAGGCTCTCAGTTGTTTGAAGAGATTCCAGAGTTGATTCGTCCTGGCGGCAATGCCTATACCACTCGTCGCTATGCAGCATGTCTGCGCGATATGGACTATTACCTCCGCTATGCCAGTTATGCGCTGGTGGCAGGCAGCATGGATGTCTTGGACGAGCGAGTGTTACAAGGCTTACGCGAAACTTATAATTCCTTGGGTGTGCCGATTGGTCCTACGGTGGTTGGCATTCAAATCATGAAGGGCATTGTCAAGGATCAAATTGAAGCAGCCGGAATTATTGATAGTTCCTTTATTGATCAACCGTTTGATTACATGACTCGTGATTTAAGTGAGCAAGACGTTTAG
- a CDS encoding ABC transporter substrate-binding protein, producing MRSTSEQSSTNQSATCRTIVHQMGKTEVCGQPQNIIALGPYVLELLLSLGEQPAGFADHISLHQGDYNNPTAQIPYLGARITTQPVNVGLAYSPAFESLLRVQPDLILATELNAAQYQQLSDVAPTLVLKNFDPQANLRTVAMAIDRSEQAEQLIATTEQSFAAAKQSFAPIVAAHPRVLALTSSDAQEFYLATAFNSQCGAAIEKLGFQLVYPPGLSESDLRVPAPVSLEILPQLMNEADFILLLGFNWNLPNQLDTSEQFQQSQLNPLKQRWQENPIAQSSEAAQSGRVYFIPAYLCLGLPGAIGTDLYLNELKQQLLSSP from the coding sequence ATGCGATCGACTTCTGAGCAATCATCAACAAACCAGAGTGCTACTTGTCGTACGATCGTTCATCAAATGGGTAAGACTGAAGTTTGTGGTCAACCACAGAACATAATAGCGTTGGGGCCCTACGTGCTAGAACTATTACTGAGCTTGGGGGAACAACCAGCCGGATTTGCCGATCACATCTCACTGCATCAAGGAGATTACAATAACCCAACCGCACAAATTCCCTACCTTGGCGCTCGCATTACCACCCAACCTGTGAATGTAGGTTTGGCTTACAGTCCTGCGTTTGAGTCGTTGTTGAGAGTGCAACCCGATTTAATTCTGGCCACTGAACTAAATGCCGCTCAGTATCAACAATTGAGTGATGTTGCTCCAACGCTAGTCTTGAAAAATTTTGATCCTCAAGCCAATCTACGCACAGTAGCCATGGCAATCGATCGATCAGAGCAAGCCGAACAACTGATTGCCACCACTGAGCAATCCTTTGCCGCTGCTAAGCAATCGTTCGCGCCGATCGTCGCCGCCCATCCTCGGGTTTTAGCTTTGACTTCGTCCGATGCACAAGAGTTTTATCTCGCCACAGCCTTCAACAGTCAGTGTGGAGCCGCGATCGAAAAACTGGGATTTCAGCTAGTTTACCCACCCGGCTTAAGTGAGTCCGACTTGCGCGTTCCTGCCCCCGTTTCGTTAGAAATCTTGCCACAACTGATGAACGAAGCCGATTTCATTCTTCTTCTAGGATTTAACTGGAATCTTCCCAATCAACTTGACACTTCAGAGCAGTTTCAGCAATCTCAACTCAATCCTCTTAAACAACGGTGGCAAGAGAATCCGATCGCCCAATCTTCAGAGGCGGCCCAATCGGGACGGGTTTATTTTATTCCCGCTTATCTGTGCTTGGGGTTGCCAGGCGCGATCGGTACAGATCTCTATCTCAATGAACTTAAACAGCAACTACTTTCCTCTCCATAG